A part of Brachybacterium faecium DSM 4810 genomic DNA contains:
- a CDS encoding thioredoxin-disulfide reductase (PFAM: Pyridine nucleotide-disulphide oxidoreductase~TIGRFAM: thioredoxin-disulfide reductase): protein MSQPIQALNILGGPAPAAQPVPAAESPQDDTVHEVVIVGSGPAGYTAAIYSARAEMKPIVIAGALDAGGALMTTTDVENFPGFPSGIQGPELMTNLQEQAERFGAEVIYEDAVELELEGEIKTVTLDDGTVYRAKSLILSTGSAYRKLGVDGEAQLSGKGVSWCATCDGFFFKDQEIVVVGGGDSAVEEATFLTRFGKSVTLVHRRDELRASKIMARRAEADPKLSFAWNSEVVSINGDDKVESVTLRDTVTGQERVLATSAVFEAIGHLPRTDLVRGKLELDDEGYIVCEGRTTYTSVPGVFAAGDVVDHTYRQAITAAGTGCQAALDAERWLADMAAGIDTEDVLADATAQ, encoded by the coding sequence ATGTCGCAGCCCATCCAGGCCCTCAACATCCTCGGCGGCCCCGCCCCGGCCGCCCAGCCCGTCCCGGCCGCCGAGTCCCCGCAGGACGACACCGTCCACGAGGTCGTCATCGTCGGCTCCGGCCCCGCGGGATACACCGCCGCGATCTACTCCGCCCGCGCGGAGATGAAGCCGATCGTGATCGCCGGTGCCCTCGACGCCGGTGGCGCGCTCATGACCACCACGGACGTGGAGAACTTCCCCGGCTTCCCCTCCGGCATCCAGGGCCCGGAGCTGATGACCAACCTGCAGGAGCAGGCCGAGCGCTTCGGCGCCGAGGTGATCTACGAGGACGCCGTGGAGCTCGAGCTCGAGGGCGAGATCAAGACGGTCACCCTCGACGACGGCACCGTGTACCGGGCGAAGTCGCTGATCCTCTCCACCGGCTCCGCGTACCGCAAGCTCGGCGTCGACGGGGAGGCGCAGCTCTCCGGCAAGGGTGTGAGCTGGTGCGCGACCTGCGACGGGTTCTTCTTCAAGGACCAGGAGATCGTGGTGGTCGGCGGCGGCGACAGCGCCGTCGAGGAGGCCACGTTCCTCACCCGCTTCGGCAAGTCCGTCACCCTGGTCCACCGCCGCGACGAGCTGCGCGCCTCGAAGATCATGGCCCGCCGTGCCGAGGCCGATCCGAAGCTCAGCTTCGCCTGGAACAGCGAGGTCGTGAGCATCAACGGTGACGACAAGGTCGAGTCCGTGACCTTGCGCGACACCGTCACCGGCCAGGAGCGCGTGCTGGCGACTTCCGCCGTGTTCGAGGCGATCGGCCACCTCCCGCGCACCGATCTGGTGCGCGGCAAGCTCGAGCTGGACGACGAGGGTTACATCGTCTGCGAGGGCCGCACCACCTACACCTCGGTGCCCGGGGTCTTCGCTGCGGGCGACGTGGTCGACCACACCTACCGCCAGGCCATCACCGCCGCCGGCACGGGCTGCCAGGCGGCGCTGGATGCCGAGCGCTGGCTCGCCGACATGGCCGCCGGCATCGACACCGAGGACGTCCTGGCCGACGCCACCGCCCAG